Genomic segment of Brachyhypopomus gauderio isolate BG-103 chromosome 10, BGAUD_0.2, whole genome shotgun sequence:
TTGTCACACACCACATGCAGCGCCTGTGGTGTCATCATGGTCTCCTGTTGCTTCCCATGGTTGGACACGCCCCCGTCCTGGTCACCGTGGTCCGACACGCCCCCGTCCTGGTCACCGTGGTCCGACACGCCCCCGTCCTGGTCACCGTGGTCCGACACGCCCCCGTCCTGTTGGCCCACTTGGCCCAGAGCACTCTGGCCAGCCTGGGCAGAAGCCCAAAAGACACGCTTTTTGACATACCCACTAGAGGAAGAGTTAGGGTTACAGTTAGGGGATAGGGTTGAGGTTAAGTGTTAGGgttgggattagggttaggattaggttagggttagctcTGTGGAATGAAACTCGAAACACTCGATTTTAAATTCAAACTTTTATCATGTTTCAAATTTGAATGCATTTTAAGGATTGGGGTTTAGGATTAAGGGTTAGCGCCGCTGACCCCAGGGCCCAAGGCTGGCTTGATCCGCCTGTCTTTGACTTTCTTCTCGGGGACGCTCTTGGTAGGTGGGCAGAGGGTGCGGAGGTCATCAGGAAGTCCAAAGGCAGACAAGTTCTGGGACAGAGTCAGGTAGACGTCCAACAGACAGTACGCATCAGCCGCTGGAGCgaggtggagacagagagaaagagagagacagaatgaaaggggagagagagatggacaaagagagagaaagacaggaagagagagaggaagggggggcaaagagagatagagaggggaggagagagagagacagatggacaaagagagagagagatggaaagagagagacagagagagaaaacagagcaaCAAATGGAAAAAGAGTACGTCATGCTCATCACAAACACAGGGCAAAACTTGAAATCCTGATCCAGACCAGACCAATGTGTGTGAGGCACCACACCACGAACACAAcagaagcgtgtgtgtgtgtaggcggaACAGgcgcagaagtgtgtgtgtgtgtgtgtgtgtgaagtgtgtccaACCTGCATAGCGCTGCTGGCTGATGCGGAGGGGTCTGCGCTCCCAATTGGACAGCTGCTCTGTCTTGTCCAGTGGTTTTCCGATGACCTGCTGCACCAGCAGGCTTAAACCCTTCTCCGTGGAGCCTTCGCTCACCTCCACCGGCCgagcaccaccacctccaccccgccAGCCACGCTGCAGCTGGTGTAGGGACGGGAGATCAAAGCAGGATGCGATACAGGTGAACACTGAACTCTGTGGGTCCCAGACCACTGTTCAATATAAAAACAGGTTTAAAATAAGGCAGCAACAGGGAATACTGTTCGCTGTACAAATGGAAATTAATCTATCCACTAATGTTGCTTGTAAAATCCAGTAGGCCATTATTACAACTTATTACAACTTATTACAACAGTTTTGATTTTTCAGTTTGCTACGGAATTAAACATAGTTGGAGTtaagtaagagtgtgtgtagaaaacTCCTGTaagagtaggtgtgtgtgtgtgtgtgtgtgtgtgtgtgtgtaagagcaggggtgtgtgtgtgtgtgtgtgtaagagcagggttgtgtgtgtgtgtgtgtgtgtgtaagagcaggggtgtgtgtgtgtgtgtgtgtgtgtgtaagaacagggttgtgtgtgtgtgtgtgtaagagcagggtgtgtgtgtgtgtgtgtgtgtgtgtgtgtgtgtgtgtgtgtgtgtaagtaagaacagggttgtgtgtgtgtgtgtgtgtgtgtgtgtgtaagagcagggtgtgtgtgtgtgtgtgtgtgtgtgtgtgtgtgtgtgtgtgtgtgtgtgtgtgtgtgtgtgtgtgtgtgtaagaacagggttgtgtgtgtgtgtgtgtgtaagagcaggggtgtgtgtgtgtgtgtgtgtgtgtgtgtgtgtgtgtgtaagaacagggttgtgtgtgtgtgagtgtgtgtgtgtgtgtgtgtgtgtgtgtgtgtgtgtgtgtgtgtgtaagaacagggttgtgtgtgtgtgtgtgtgtgtgtgtgtgtgtgtgtgtaagaacagggttgtgtttgtgtgtgtgtgtgtgtgtgtgtgtgtgtgtgtgtgtgtgtgtgtgtgtgtgtgtgtgtaagaacagggttgtgtgtgtgtgtgtgtgtgtgtgtgtgtgtgtgtgtgtaagaacagggttgtgtttgtgtgtgtgtgtgtgtgtgtgtgtgtgtaagaacagggttgtgtgtgtgtgtgtgtgtgtgtgtgtaagaacagggttgtgtgtgtgtgtgtgtgtgtgtgtgtgtaagaacagggttgtgtgtgtgtgtgtgtgtgtgtgtgtgtgtaagaacagggttgtgtgtgtgtgtgtgtgtgtgtgtgtgtgtgtgtgtgtgtgtgtgtgtgtgtgtgtgtgtaagaacagggttgtgtgtgtgtgtgtgtgtgtgtgtgtgtgtgtgtgtgtgtgtgtgtgtaagaacagggttgtgtatgtgtgtgtgtgtgtgtgtgtgtgtaagagcaggggtgtgtgtgtgtgtgtgtgtgtaagagcagGGGTGTCTAGCAGAACTACTGCAAGCTGCATTACCTGTTGATGGATGTGGAGCAAGTCCAACACTCCTTTAACCTCGAGAGACTCTTCCTTCAGCGCAGGCCATGTGGTCACCAGACTCCTCAGATCCCCCGACATCCCGTAACctacactcacgcacgcacgcacgcacacgcacgcacgcacacgcgcacacagctAAGTATACCCAAACTTTCAAGGAACATCCAAACTTTCAATGAATCTTCAAAACGATCACAGATATCAGTATGCCCACCATATGTAAACCACTCCAAAACTTCCAACATTCCAGTGTCATGAAGATGCTGCATTCTACCCTACACTTTCCCATAGGACACCGTGAGACAGCAGAGATGTCATATTTCCCAGCGTGCCAGGAACCAAATCCCAACCCCCCCCACTAGGCCAaaccccaccctacacacccaccaccaggCGGAATGTGTCTCCCACTCACCCAGTTTGAGGATGTCCTTGTCAGTCAACAGCGTGTGGATGAGCCACACGGTCTGTGGGTGATGGCGGAGGTCGGGTGAGCACAGGTCTATCAGAAACACGCGGTCCTGCACAGCCAGCTGGATCAGCGCCAGTCGGGGGGCACCCACAGCCCCGAAGCCAGCACGCCACTCCATGtccacacccaccacccggccCGGCTGTGGGTGGCAGCGACGTGTGAGCAGTAATATCTCTTCCCTTGGACAAACTCAAACCCCGTCCTTCTGAGACAACCCGGACTCAAACTCTGAGTATGACCTTGAGCATAAATGGAACTACTAGAGCTGAATCCTTAAAGACCCTGGGAATATTTGCGATATTAAATATTTGTTAAACATGGGTGTATGAATTAAGATGAGCCTAATCTCCTGTACTTCATATCAGTGGAGTCATGTAAGGGTTGGGTAAGATCTACTCAACATTAGAAGGGGAGAAATGTACGGGTCACTGTGCACAGTTTGTATGAGCACATTGTGTGGCTCCTCCTAACACAGACACAGCTCCTGCAGAAATTATTCCAGAAGGTTCCCCCTCCCAACAAACACGCCACACCTTTTACGCACCTGCCAGACGTTGTCTTACACACTCGTGAGGTGTTGTCTTATGCACCTGTGAGACGTTGTTTTATGCACCcgtgagatttttttttacgCACTAGCGAGACAACTTATAACGCACACGAGTCATTGTCTTAGGCAGCGGTGAGATGTCTTTTCACGCACCTGTAATACGGCATCACTGCACTGCTGCAGCTGCTCGAAGGTCTGCAGGACATGCACCTGGTGGTGGCCCAGGGGCAGCTGGTAGTAACGGTCCTCGTGAGGGTGCGGGGGCACCCACGACTGCAAGGGGGCGCTCTCCTCATACACGTCCCTGAGGGAGACCGCAAAGTAGAATGTGGAGTGGAGGCAGGTGACTaatatgagggtgtgtgtgtgtgtgtgtgtgtgtgtgtatgcataatTATTTGCATTTGTATTGGTCTGCCCACGTGCAGTAGGAGTTCTCACAGCTGAGCGGAGGCGACACTCTGCATGGTGTCCCACACCCCGAAAGGTAGCCTGTTTCGAGGGACGCTGTAGAACTCCGCCCACTTTGCGGCTGCCCGGAGCCCAGAGAACTTCACCAGCagctccaccagcaccacctggAGCTCCAGACTACCCTGCACGGTCACCTGATGGTGCACATAGGCATGCACACAATAAAAcagagaaatacacacacacacacacacaccaatacacccacacccacacccccacacccacacccccacacacacacacacacccccacacacacacccccacacacacacacacccccacacccccacacacacacacacacaccaatacacccacacccccacacccacacccccacacgaGACTGCCCTACCTGGACATGGTCCTTCCAGTTCTCCTCAGTCATGGTTTTCTAAAACAGTTTTTTAAAACTTCAGTTTGGTGACGTGAGAAAAATGTCATACGTCATGCACCTGACGTCAAAAAACATCAAATGACATGATATACATTATAttgtcaaaagtattcgctcatcaATCCAAATTATATGAATccggtgttccaatcacttccatggccacaggtgtataaaatcaagcacctaggcatgcagactgtttttacaaacatttgtgaaatattggtttgctctcaggagctcagtggaTTCCAGCATGAAAGGAtaccacctgtgcaacaaatccagtcatgaattttcctcgctcctaaatattccacagtcaactgtaagctgtattataagaaaatggaagtgtttaggaataacagcaactcaaccacgaagtggtaggccacgtaaactgatggagcagggtcagtggatgctgaagcacatagtgcgaagaggtcgataactttctgcagagtcaatcactacagacatccaaacttcatgtggccttcagattatctcaagaacagtgcgcagagagcttcatccaagccatacatcactaAGTGCAGTGCAAAGCGTCGGATGGACCCgagagcagtggaggcgtgttctctggagtgactaaTCAtgtttctccatctggcaatctgatgtaCAAATCTGGGTTTGGCTGTTGCCAGGAGatcggtacttgtctgactgcattgtatcaagtgtaaagtttggtggaggggggattatggtgtggggttgtttttcaggagctgtgcTTGGCCCTAGTGCTGGGtggtatgaccaaaattctatattacatttttaaaattatatcggtttcacggtatttgacgtttttttccccccatgcatgatgtgttaactgcattgattgTGAAAAGAATTACTGTAGTAGAGTGGTTAAgtaccctattccactgttagaaaaatgtctccacctaatTATTACATGcaatacagatttgcatggccccacatgttcagttttcaaatggtagcactaaagtagtgaatgaatcatatagcacgacagttgcagtaaaaatgcTAAAACTTTATTTaagttatatttatttttttagacATAAAAACTGTAGGTTTATACAACTTATGTGAACCAGCTACACGTAATATTATAAATTGCACACCAGTTTGTTAATAACAATTAAGAAGTATTTagactagtgctgtcaattccaggtgccgcgattaaaagtcctcaccaggattctgctcaagcttgctagattttctaattagcaatccaggtacaattagtggaatcaacacaatccaggaagcctgagcaaaatcctggtgaggacttttaatcgcggcacctggaattgacagcactaatttagACATAAAGTAGCCAGGGCTGTTTGTCAATGgttgtattgtactgaaaaGTGCCAAATAGCTTActtttaattaaataacataatatttaaacaaataaataataacagtggTCGAATACTAGGAAGACGGTACCATCTCTTaaagtgataaaaaaaaacgaatcatttcgaccatatgtgtatttgtataaatatgtaacttaattaagctgaaggtgctggaaaagtgcttgaattccaccttgtaaaggtgaatgaaccctgcaaacataacttAGCGCAAAacacagcgctgaagagcggaacgcgacctcgcgacgcgcgccaacgcgattgcgtcatttttgccgcagGGACCCTCGCTAGATTTGCGCTCTGTTGCATGTGTACTTAGCGGCTCAGCAATAAAATGCgtcccttgagaaacaattaacaACCGTACTGCGTTCCGGACACGTGAAGTCTATTTAAACCGGTGTGGCCGgtatatgaaaaattcttatcacaacaaaaataaacaccggttttcGATGCGAACTGGTACACCGCCCAGCACTACTTGGCCCATTAGtgccagtgaaaggaactctgaatgcttcagcataccaagacattttggacaattccatgcagTTTggactcctaaaccttgtgg
This window contains:
- the exd3 gene encoding exonuclease mut-7 homolog isoform X4, with the translated sequence MSQDTQSEGADPGVLRDQLFEMWSRRELEALRVVSVSGFSQLREPLDGLLALLESCPGIQKGKSTTLGQFVLTEFVHWRRSSPRASLEGLTKEDRLRLQLRALGLITATQPGYMEPLLDIYELGMLDTRLLLEHIAYLQDCCAYREVALLGMKLKLQKELDMEQVCVPLILLDKLPMAESFVQGHAELQERLTLLLDSWCSPSFRLEELRRRYPRVSLSKHQADQIQPKLLCKHVFRLMEKFDIDPGLCVNSVHKRKLDSLRFLVYKRFREKTMTEENWKDHVQVTVQGSLELQVVLVELLVKFSGLRAAAKWAEFYSVPRNRLPFGVWDTMQSVASAQLDVYEESAPLQSWVPPHPHEDRYYQLPLGHHQVHVLQTFEQLQQCSDAVLQPGRVVGVDMEWRAGFGAVGAPRLALIQLAVQDRVFLIDLCSPDLRHHPQTVWLIHTLLTDKDILKLGYGMSGDLRSLVTTWPALKEESLEVKGVLDLLHIHQQLQRGWRGGGGGARPVEVSEGSTEKGLSLLVQQVIGKPLDKTEQLSNWERRPLRISQQRYAAADAYCLLDVYLTLSQNLSAFGLPDDLRTLCPPTKSVPEKKVKDRRIKPALGPGAGQSALGQVGQQDGGVSDHGDQDGGVSDHGDQDGGVSDHGDQDGGVSNHGKQQETMMTPQALHVVCDNMLQGLGRYLRCLGVDVVVLENTDDHRVAAELARTESRIILTSGQPYQTLRSQVAEGRCLSLDCALKARDQAVHVLRHFHVRLTPADIFSRCQKRCDEADRNGSRTDGLVAIAPGFPRSLHEADRN
- the exd3 gene encoding exonuclease mut-7 homolog isoform X5 produces the protein MSTIATVLRSLKVCVPLILLDKLPMAESFVQGHAELQERLTLLLDSWCSPSFRLEELRRRYPRVSLSKHQADQIQPKLLCKHVFRLMEKFDIDPGLCVNSVHKRKLDSLRFLVYKRFREKTMTEENWKDHVQVTVQGSLELQVVLVELLVKFSGLRAAAKWAEFYSVPRNRLPFGVWDTMQSVASAQLDVYEESAPLQSWVPPHPHEDRYYQLPLGHHQVHVLQTFEQLQQCSDAVLQPGRVVGVDMEWRAGFGAVGAPRLALIQLAVQDRVFLIDLCSPDLRHHPQTVWLIHTLLTDKDILKLGYGMSGDLRSLVTTWPALKEESLEVKGVLDLLHIHQQLQRGWRGGGGGARPVEVSEGSTEKGLSLLVQQVIGKPLDKTEQLSNWERRPLRISQQRYAAADAYCLLDVYLTLSQNLSAFGLPDDLRTLCPPTKSVPEKKVKDRRIKPALGPGAGQSALGQVGQQDGGVSDHGDQDGGVSDHGDQDGGVSDHGDQDGGVSNHGKQQETMMTPQALHVVCDNMLQGLGRYLRCLGVDVVVLENTDDHRVAAELARTESRIILTSGQPYQTLRSQVAEGRCLSLDCALKARDQAVHVLRHFHVRLTPADIFSRCQACNNDEYLMVPQEVVTQMMRERGLLPHTPHTQDDWQNQAISSRRSPLEGPEFRPRCRWAPSSVLDPKTCRIRGDVLVRLEVVPPGLVPRIPEYFVCTGCGKVFWEGTHFDHVVSQFQDVLHVSDGGPSGPPDVGEGMCG
- the exd3 gene encoding exonuclease mut-7 homolog isoform X3, translating into MSQDTQSEGADPGVLRDQLFEMWSRRELEALRVVSVSGFSQLREPLDGLLALLESCPGIQKGKSTTLGQFVLTEFVHWRRSSPRASLEGLTKEDRLRLQLRALGLITATQPGYMEPLLDIYELGMLDTRLLLEHIAYLQDCCAYREVALLGMKLKLQKELDMEQVCVPLILLDKLPMAESFVQGHAELQERLTLLLDSWCSPSFRLEELRRRYPRVSLSKHQADQIQPKLLCKHVFRLMEKFDIDPGLCVNSVHKRKLDSLRFLVYKRFREKTMTEENWKDHVQVTVQGSLELQVVLVELLVKFSGLRAAAKWAEFYSVPRNRLPFGVWDTMQSVASAQLDVYEESAPLQSWVPPHPHEDRYYQLPLGHHQVHVLQTFEQLQQCSDAVLQPGRVVGVDMEWRAGFGAVGAPRLALIQLAVQDRVFLIDLCSPDLRHHPQTVWLIHTLLTDKDILKLGYGMSGDLRSLVTTWPALKEESLEVKGVLDLLHIHQQLQRGWRGGGGGARPVEVSEGSTEKGLSLLVQQVIGKPLDKTEQLSNWERRPLRISQQRYAAADAYCLLDVYLTLSQNLSAFGLPDDLRTLCPPTKSVPEKKVKDRRIKPALGPGAGQSALGQVGQQDGGVSDHGDQDGGVSDHGDQDGGVSDHGDQDGGVSNHGKQQETMMTPQALHVVCDNMLQGLGRYLRCLGVDVVVLENTDDHRVAAELARTESRIILTSGQPYQTLRSQVAEGRCLSLDCALKARDQAVHVLRHFHVRLTPADIFSRCQTLRGCVFRRRLTNQRGHREREYSRGIPAGLLQQSPIPP